One window of the Mycobacterium xenopi genome contains the following:
- a CDS encoding L-aspartate oxidase, whose protein sequence is MTPAWEQRADVVVIGTGVAGLAAALAAHRAGRRVVVLSKAAQTSGVTATHYAQGGIAVVLPDSDDSVEAHVADTLAAGAGLCDPDAVRSIVADGFRAVAELVRDGARFDEDFPGRWAVTREGGHSHRRIVHAGGDATGAEVQRVLDNAAAALDIRTGHTAVQVLHDDAAVTGVSVLNPDGLGVVHAPSVILATGGLGHLYGVTTNPDGSTGDGVALALRAGVAVSDLEFIQFHPTMLFGGLAGGRRPLVTEAIRGEGATLVDAQGVSVMAGVHPMGDLAPRDVVAAAIDARLKATGDPCVYLDARGIADFESRFPTVTAACQAVGVDPVRQPIPVVPGAHYSCGGVVTDVCGRTELPGLFAAGEVARTGMHGANRLASNSLLEGLVVGGRAGRAAAAHAAAVGPSYAKPIELTSYSAVERRELQRAMTRDASVVRDAVGLQRLLDTLSAATGRPVENRADVEDAALTLTARAVAAAALARDESRGCHTRADYPHTTPEQAQSSVVRLADDEIGVHVEALAAVC, encoded by the coding sequence ATGACCCCGGCTTGGGAACAGCGAGCCGACGTCGTCGTCATCGGTACCGGCGTCGCCGGGTTAGCGGCCGCGCTGGCCGCTCACCGGGCGGGGCGACGCGTCGTGGTGCTCAGCAAGGCCGCCCAAACAAGCGGGGTCACCGCCACCCACTACGCCCAGGGTGGTATCGCAGTGGTGCTGCCCGACAGCGACGACTCGGTCGAGGCGCATGTCGCCGACACGCTGGCCGCGGGCGCAGGGTTGTGTGACCCCGACGCGGTGCGCTCGATCGTCGCGGACGGGTTTCGCGCGGTAGCGGAATTGGTCCGCGACGGAGCGCGATTCGACGAAGACTTCCCTGGCCGGTGGGCGGTGACCCGAGAAGGCGGCCACTCGCACCGCCGTATCGTGCACGCCGGAGGTGACGCCACCGGGGCAGAGGTGCAACGCGTGCTCGACAATGCGGCTGCCGCACTGGATATCCGCACCGGCCACACCGCCGTGCAGGTGTTGCACGACGATGCGGCGGTGACGGGGGTGTCGGTGCTCAATCCCGACGGACTCGGCGTCGTGCACGCGCCGTCGGTGATCTTGGCCACCGGTGGGCTCGGGCATCTCTATGGGGTGACCACCAATCCCGACGGTTCGACCGGCGACGGTGTCGCGCTGGCACTGCGGGCCGGTGTCGCGGTGAGCGATCTCGAGTTCATCCAGTTTCATCCGACCATGCTGTTCGGCGGCCTCGCCGGAGGCCGGCGACCACTGGTCACCGAGGCGATCCGCGGCGAGGGTGCGACATTGGTTGATGCCCAAGGTGTTTCGGTGATGGCGGGCGTGCATCCGATGGGTGATCTGGCGCCGCGCGACGTGGTCGCGGCTGCCATCGACGCCCGGCTGAAGGCAACCGGTGACCCGTGTGTGTACCTGGATGCCCGCGGGATTGCCGACTTCGAATCCCGGTTCCCGACCGTCACCGCGGCTTGCCAGGCGGTCGGTGTCGACCCTGTGCGCCAGCCCATACCGGTCGTGCCGGGCGCGCACTACAGCTGCGGCGGCGTCGTCACCGATGTCTGCGGCCGCACCGAGTTGCCTGGCCTGTTCGCCGCCGGGGAGGTCGCTCGCACCGGAATGCACGGCGCCAACAGGCTGGCGTCCAACAGCCTGCTGGAGGGGCTGGTCGTCGGCGGACGTGCGGGACGCGCCGCCGCCGCGCACGCAGCAGCGGTCGGACCCTCATACGCGAAACCGATTGAGCTAACCAGCTATTCGGCTGTGGAGCGCCGCGAACTGCAACGGGCGATGACGCGGGACGCATCGGTGGTCCGCGATGCCGTCGGGCTGCAGCGGTTGCTCGACACGTTGTCCGCAGCGACGGGCCGGCCCGTCGAAAACCGGGCCGACGTCGAAGACGCGGCATTGACCCTGACCGCTCGCGCGGTCGCCGCGGCGGCGCTCGCCCGCGACGAGAGCCGGGGTTGCCACACCCGGGCCGACTACCCGCACACCACACCCGAACAGGCGCAAAGCAGTGTGGTTCGGCTGGCCGACGACGAGATCGGCGTGCACGTCGAGGCTTTGGCGGCGGTGTGCTGA
- the nadA gene encoding quinolinate synthase NadA yields MTVLNRTETLVDELAAGIVDSPAGYTGVDGSEQWAAAIRRLAQLRNATILAHNYQLPAIQDVADHVGDSLALSRVAADAPEDTIVFCGVHFMAETAKILSPHKTVLIPDQRAGCSLADSITVEELRAWKDEHPGAVVVSYVNTTAAVKALTDICCTSSNAVDVVNSIDPDRDVLFCPDQFLGAHVRRVTGRKNLHVWAGECHVHAGINGDELADRARRHPDAELFVHPECGCATSALYLAGEGAFPQDRVKILSTGGMLDAARATRAREVLVATEVGMLYQLRRAAPQVDFQAVNDRASCKYMKMITPAALLRCLLDGVDEVDVDPETSALARRSVQRMIEIGQPGGGE; encoded by the coding sequence ATGACGGTCCTGAATCGCACGGAAACCCTGGTAGACGAGCTGGCCGCCGGGATCGTCGACTCCCCGGCCGGCTACACCGGTGTGGACGGCAGCGAACAATGGGCCGCAGCGATTCGCCGGCTCGCGCAACTGCGCAATGCCACCATCTTGGCGCACAACTATCAGCTGCCGGCCATCCAGGACGTCGCCGACCATGTCGGTGACTCGTTGGCGCTGTCGCGGGTGGCGGCCGACGCGCCCGAGGACACCATCGTGTTCTGCGGCGTGCATTTCATGGCCGAGACCGCCAAAATCCTGAGCCCGCACAAGACTGTGCTCATCCCCGACCAGCGGGCCGGCTGTTCGTTGGCCGACTCGATCACCGTCGAAGAACTGCGCGCCTGGAAGGACGAGCATCCGGGCGCGGTCGTGGTGTCCTACGTCAACACCACCGCCGCGGTCAAGGCGCTTACCGACATCTGCTGCACGTCGTCCAACGCCGTCGACGTGGTCAACTCCATCGATCCGGACCGCGACGTCCTGTTTTGCCCCGACCAATTTTTGGGTGCGCATGTCCGGCGGGTGACCGGCCGCAAGAACCTGCACGTGTGGGCCGGCGAATGCCATGTGCACGCCGGGATCAACGGCGACGAGCTCGCCGACCGGGCCCGCCGGCACCCCGACGCCGAATTATTCGTGCACCCCGAATGTGGTTGCGCCACTTCAGCTTTGTATCTCGCCGGGGAGGGCGCTTTCCCGCAAGACCGGGTGAAGATCCTCTCCACCGGCGGCATGCTGGACGCTGCGCGCGCTACCCGCGCCCGAGAGGTGCTGGTGGCCACCGAGGTGGGCATGCTGTATCAGCTGCGGCGCGCGGCGCCCCAGGTGGACTTCCAGGCCGTCAACGACCGGGCATCGTGCAAGTACATGAAAATGATCACCCCCGCCGCGCTGCTGCGCTGCCTGCTCGACGGCGTCGACGAGGTCGACGTGGATCCCGAGACGTCGGCGCTGGCGCGGCGCAGTGTGCAACGGATGATCGAGATCGGCCAGCCGGGTGGCGGCGAATGA
- a CDS encoding NUDIX hydrolase — protein MAHGSTAHEVLAVVFQVRCPGSGSAREKPQLNVLLWQRAREPQVGAWALPGGRLRNDEDLTTSVRRQLAEKVDLRELAHLEQLAVFSDPHRVPGGRVIASTFLGLVPSPATPELPPDTRWHPVTALPPMAFDHGPMVAHARARLVAKMSYTNIGFALAPKEFALSTLRDIYSATLGYQVDATNLQRVLARRGVITQTGTIAQSGRSGGRPAALYRFTDSRLRVTDEFAALRPPS, from the coding sequence ATGGCCCATGGTAGCACTGCGCACGAAGTGCTCGCCGTCGTGTTCCAGGTTCGCTGCCCGGGATCGGGCAGCGCACGCGAGAAGCCCCAGCTCAACGTGCTGCTGTGGCAGCGGGCGCGAGAGCCGCAAGTGGGGGCATGGGCCCTGCCCGGTGGACGGCTGCGAAACGACGAGGATTTGACCACCTCGGTTCGGCGTCAACTGGCCGAGAAAGTCGACCTGCGAGAGCTCGCCCATTTGGAGCAGCTGGCCGTGTTCTCCGATCCCCACCGGGTGCCTGGCGGTCGGGTGATCGCATCGACGTTTTTGGGTCTGGTGCCCTCCCCCGCCACCCCGGAACTGCCACCCGACACCCGCTGGCATCCGGTGACCGCGCTACCGCCGATGGCGTTCGACCACGGTCCGATGGTGGCCCACGCCCGGGCCCGCCTGGTCGCCAAGATGTCGTACACGAATATCGGATTCGCCTTGGCGCCAAAGGAATTCGCGTTATCCACACTGCGTGACATTTATAGTGCAACCCTGGGCTACCAGGTTGACGCGACCAATCTGCAGCGAGTGCTGGCCCGCCGCGGCGTCATCACCCAGACCGGCACCATCGCCCAGTCGGGCCGCAGCGGGGGCCGCCCGGCCGCGCTGTACCGCTTCACCGACTCCCGACTGCGGGTCACCGACGAGTTCGCCGCGCTCCGGCCACCCAGCTAA
- a CDS encoding lipase family protein, with amino-acid sequence MDPAARAGTSGAEWIARPPHEKLRRKERPPLPSDDPFYQPPPGFQHALPGTVLRSRDVELAFLGLIPQRATATQLLYRTTDMNGKPEAAVTTVIVPAEVAPGQPCPLLSYQCAIDAVASRCFPSYALRRYAKAIGALAPLEFLLITAALAEGWAVSVPDHEGRHGMWGAPYQPGYCILDGVRAALRSERTALSPSAPVALWGYSGGGLATAWAAEVCADYAPELDIVGAVLGSPVGDLAHTFRRLNGGLLAGLPALVIAALAHVYPDLDRVIKKHTNEAGRTLLRQLEEMTTVGAVIRMAGKNVNQYLDRPLEEILEMPEVQYVFDNIKLGTAVPTPPILIVQAVHDYLIAVEDIDALADAYSGGGADVTYHRDAFNEHLLLHPLSAPLTLRWLQARFARRPLNERRLRTTWPTLFNPATYVGMARLGVIAAKVITGRPVHRRPL; translated from the coding sequence ATGGACCCAGCCGCGCGCGCCGGCACGAGCGGCGCCGAATGGATCGCCCGTCCTCCGCACGAAAAGCTGCGACGCAAGGAGCGTCCGCCGCTGCCGTCGGACGACCCGTTCTACCAGCCACCGCCCGGCTTCCAGCACGCGCTGCCGGGTACCGTGCTGCGTTCCCGCGACGTCGAGCTGGCCTTTCTCGGGCTGATACCGCAGCGGGCCACCGCCACCCAGCTGCTGTACCGGACCACCGACATGAACGGCAAGCCGGAGGCGGCGGTGACCACGGTGATCGTCCCCGCCGAGGTCGCGCCCGGGCAGCCGTGCCCACTGCTGTCGTACCAGTGCGCGATCGACGCGGTGGCGTCCCGCTGTTTCCCCTCTTATGCGCTGCGGCGTTACGCCAAGGCGATCGGCGCATTGGCCCCGCTGGAGTTTCTGCTGATCACCGCGGCCCTCGCTGAGGGCTGGGCGGTGTCGGTGCCCGACCACGAGGGCCGCCACGGCATGTGGGGTGCGCCTTACCAACCTGGTTATTGCATTCTCGACGGAGTCCGCGCCGCGCTCCGCTCGGAGCGCACCGCGCTGTCGCCGTCGGCGCCGGTGGCGTTGTGGGGCTATTCCGGTGGAGGGCTGGCCACCGCATGGGCGGCCGAAGTATGCGCCGACTACGCGCCCGAGCTCGACATCGTCGGCGCGGTGCTGGGATCGCCCGTCGGCGACCTCGCCCACACCTTCCGGCGGCTCAACGGCGGCCTGCTCGCTGGTTTGCCGGCGTTGGTGATCGCTGCGCTGGCGCACGTCTACCCCGACCTGGACCGGGTGATCAAGAAGCACACCAACGAAGCGGGGCGGACTCTGCTTCGCCAGCTGGAGGAGATGACGACGGTGGGGGCTGTCATCCGGATGGCCGGCAAGAACGTCAACCAGTACCTCGACCGGCCGCTCGAGGAGATCCTCGAGATGCCCGAAGTCCAATACGTTTTCGACAACATCAAACTGGGCACCGCGGTGCCGACACCGCCGATCCTGATCGTGCAGGCCGTACACGACTACCTCATCGCCGTCGAGGACATCGATGCGCTGGCCGACGCCTACTCGGGCGGTGGCGCCGACGTCACCTACCACCGGGACGCGTTCAACGAGCATCTGCTGTTGCATCCGCTGTCGGCGCCCCTGACCCTGCGCTGGTTGCAGGCCCGCTTCGCACGTCGACCGCTCAACGAGCGCCGGCTCCGCACGACGTGGCCGACCCTGTTCAACCCCGCCACCTACGTCGGCATGGCCAGGCTGGGCGTCATCGCGGCGAAGGTCATCACCGGCAGGCCGGTGCACCGGCGCCCGCTGTAA
- a CDS encoding DUF2567 domain-containing protein, protein MSEPRSGDAPRASRRRAIAVVVAGLVAAGVVIGALWAWIAPPIHGVVALTHEGERVHDYLGNEADHFFVAAFLMLGLLTVVAVVASVLVWEWRAHRGPAMVVALSVGMVGAAAAATPLGALLVRARYGVVDIAAAPLTPEHRVHYFTEAPPVFFGPGPLQIGCTLLLPAATTALVYAFLVAAAVRDDLGGYPAVESPQAPTAVTVSPGGGSR, encoded by the coding sequence ATGAGCGAGCCCCGTTCGGGTGACGCCCCGCGCGCGTCTCGTCGACGAGCGATCGCGGTGGTGGTGGCGGGCCTGGTCGCCGCGGGTGTGGTAATCGGCGCGCTGTGGGCGTGGATCGCCCCGCCCATCCACGGGGTCGTGGCGCTGACCCACGAGGGTGAACGAGTCCACGACTACCTCGGCAACGAAGCCGACCACTTCTTCGTCGCCGCGTTTTTGATGCTGGGGCTGTTGACGGTGGTGGCTGTGGTCGCCTCCGTGCTGGTGTGGGAATGGCGGGCCCACCGCGGGCCGGCGATGGTGGTCGCGCTGTCGGTCGGCATGGTGGGCGCCGCAGCGGCCGCAACCCCGCTGGGCGCGCTGCTGGTGCGTGCGCGCTACGGCGTCGTCGACATCGCCGCAGCGCCGCTGACGCCCGAGCACCGGGTGCACTACTTCACCGAGGCGCCGCCGGTATTCTTCGGGCCCGGCCCGCTGCAGATCGGCTGCACGCTGCTGTTGCCGGCGGCCACCACCGCCCTGGTGTACGCCTTCCTGGTCGCGGCGGCGGTGCGTGACGACCTGGGCGGCTATCCGGCGGTGGAGTCGCCGCAAGCCCCGACCGCGGTCACCGTGTCGCCGGGCGGCGGCTCGCGGTAG
- a CDS encoding 2'-5' RNA ligase family protein codes for MVHSIELVFDADTEAAIRRIWSDLAAAGIPSQAPASRPHATLVVAERIEPEVDALLAAVARRLPPECVIGAPLLFGRGKAVLARLVIPTTELLSVHAEVYRLSLPHLAPAPMPNCLPGHWTAHITLARRVGGAQLGRALRIAARPSEIAGGIAGLRRWDGNKKAEYLIA; via the coding sequence ATGGTCCATTCGATCGAGCTGGTGTTCGACGCCGACACCGAGGCGGCGATTCGCCGCATCTGGAGCGACCTTGCCGCTGCCGGCATCCCCAGCCAGGCACCGGCCAGCCGTCCGCACGCAACGCTGGTGGTCGCCGAACGCATCGAGCCCGAGGTCGACGCGCTGTTGGCCGCCGTTGCCCGCCGGCTACCGCCGGAGTGTGTCATCGGCGCGCCGCTGCTGTTCGGTCGCGGCAAGGCGGTGCTGGCGCGGCTGGTCATTCCGACAACGGAGTTGCTGAGCGTGCACGCCGAGGTGTACCGGCTGTCCCTGCCGCATCTGGCGCCCGCGCCGATGCCCAACTGCCTGCCAGGCCATTGGACAGCGCACATCACGCTGGCCAGACGGGTCGGCGGCGCCCAGCTCGGGCGTGCGCTGCGCATCGCCGCACGACCGTCGGAGATCGCCGGCGGCATCGCGGGGCTGCGCCGCTGGGACGGCAACAAGAAGGCCGAGTACTTGATCGCCTGA
- a CDS encoding 8-amino-7-oxononanoate synthase: MTHAPIETSPLAWLRAVEQQRRQAGLRRSLRPRPAVAAELDLASNDYLGLSQHPEVVDGGVQALRTWGAGSTGSRLVTGDTELHHELECELAQFVGAPTGLVFSSGYTANLGAVVALSGPGSLLVSDAQSHASLVDACRLSRARVVVTPHLDVDAVDAALASRQEERAVVVTDSVFSADGALAPVQQLYEVCRRHRALLIVDEAHGLGVRGAGGRGLVHELGLAGAPDVVMTATLSKALGSQGGAVLGPPEVRDHLIDAARAFIFDTALAPAAVGTALAALRVLAAEPWRPDAVLRHARRLAQICGVSQVPESAVVPVILGDPQVAAAAATACLDAGVRVGCFRPPTVPAGTSRLRLTARASLDDDDLERARTVLTDVLATARP, from the coding sequence ATGACGCACGCGCCGATCGAGACCTCACCGCTGGCCTGGTTACGGGCGGTAGAACAACAGCGCCGGCAGGCCGGCTTGCGGCGCTCGCTGCGGCCGCGCCCGGCGGTGGCCGCCGAGCTGGACCTGGCGTCCAATGACTACCTCGGTCTTTCCCAGCATCCCGAGGTCGTCGACGGCGGGGTGCAGGCCCTGCGGACGTGGGGGGCGGGCTCCACCGGTTCGCGGCTGGTCACCGGCGACACCGAACTGCATCACGAACTCGAGTGTGAGCTAGCACAATTCGTCGGCGCACCAACAGGTTTGGTGTTCTCGTCTGGTTACACCGCCAACCTGGGCGCGGTGGTCGCCTTGTCGGGTCCCGGTTCGCTGCTGGTGTCCGACGCGCAGTCGCACGCCTCGCTGGTCGATGCCTGCCGTCTGTCTCGGGCCCGGGTGGTGGTGACGCCGCACCTCGACGTCGACGCGGTGGATGCGGCGCTGGCGTCGCGGCAGGAGGAGCGTGCGGTGGTCGTCACCGACTCGGTGTTTTCCGCCGACGGTGCCCTGGCGCCGGTGCAGCAGCTGTACGAGGTCTGCCGACGGCACCGCGCGCTGCTCATCGTCGACGAGGCGCACGGCCTCGGGGTGCGCGGTGCGGGCGGGCGCGGGCTGGTGCACGAGCTCGGCCTCGCCGGCGCGCCCGACGTGGTGATGACGGCCACGTTGTCCAAGGCGCTCGGCAGCCAGGGCGGCGCGGTGCTCGGGCCGCCCGAGGTCCGGGATCACCTGATCGACGCGGCGCGAGCGTTCATATTCGACACCGCTCTGGCGCCGGCAGCGGTGGGCACGGCGCTGGCCGCGCTGCGCGTGCTGGCGGCCGAGCCGTGGCGGCCCGACGCGGTGCTGCGCCATGCCCGCAGGCTCGCCCAGATCTGCGGCGTAAGTCAGGTACCGGAGTCCGCGGTGGTGCCGGTGATCCTCGGGGATCCGCAGGTCGCCGCAGCGGCGGCGACCGCGTGCCTGGACGCCGGGGTGCGGGTGGGCTGCTTCCGCCCCCCGACCGTGCCCGCCGGGACGTCGCGGCTGCGGCTGACCGCCCGGGCATCGTTGGACGACGACGATCTCGAGCGGGCGCGAACGGTGTTGACCGACGTGCTGGCCACAGCACGGCCTTGA
- a CDS encoding adenosylmethionine--8-amino-7-oxononanoate transaminase: MPALTPLQISAIDAAHLWHPYSTIGAEAVPPVVAVGARGAWLTLIRDGESIDALDAMSSWWTAIHGHGHPVLDAALTKQLSTMNHVMFGGLTHEPAARLAQLLVDITPAALQTVFFCDSGSVSVEVAVKMALQYWRSRGQPGKTRLMTWRGGYHGDTFTPMSICDPDGGMHKLWADVLAQQVFAPQVPRDYDPGYSAAFEAQLAEHAGELAAVVVEPVVQGAGGMRFHDPRYLVDLRDICDRHGVLLIFDEIATGFGRTGELFAADHVEVSPDIMCVGKALTGGYLSLAATLCTTDVAHRISSAGPLLHGPTFMANPLACAVSVASIELLLRHDWRAAVSEISAGLTAGLQPARALPAVTDVRVCGAIGVIECDRPVDLAVATPAALDHGVWLRPFRNLVYAMPPFICGPEEITQITSAMVEVARLVG, from the coding sequence GTGCCCGCGTTGACTCCTTTGCAGATCAGCGCCATCGACGCCGCCCACCTGTGGCACCCGTACAGCACGATCGGCGCCGAAGCCGTGCCGCCGGTGGTGGCGGTCGGTGCGCGTGGTGCCTGGCTGACACTGATCCGCGACGGCGAGTCGATCGACGCGCTCGACGCGATGAGCTCATGGTGGACCGCGATCCACGGCCACGGCCACCCGGTCCTCGACGCCGCGCTGACCAAACAACTGAGCACGATGAACCACGTCATGTTCGGCGGCCTCACCCACGAGCCGGCCGCGCGGCTGGCCCAGCTACTGGTGGACATCACTCCGGCCGCGCTACAGACGGTGTTTTTCTGCGACTCCGGGTCGGTGTCGGTCGAAGTCGCGGTGAAAATGGCGCTGCAGTACTGGCGCAGCCGCGGCCAGCCCGGCAAGACGCGGCTGATGACCTGGCGCGGCGGCTACCACGGTGACACCTTCACCCCGATGAGCATCTGCGACCCCGACGGCGGGATGCACAAGCTGTGGGCCGACGTGCTCGCCCAGCAGGTGTTCGCCCCGCAGGTGCCGCGCGACTACGACCCGGGCTACAGCGCGGCGTTCGAGGCGCAACTGGCCGAGCACGCCGGCGAACTGGCGGCCGTGGTCGTCGAACCGGTGGTGCAGGGCGCGGGCGGGATGCGCTTCCACGACCCCCGCTACCTGGTCGACCTGCGAGACATCTGCGACCGGCACGGGGTTTTGCTGATTTTCGACGAGATCGCCACCGGCTTCGGGCGTACCGGCGAGCTGTTCGCCGCCGACCACGTCGAGGTCAGCCCGGACATCATGTGTGTCGGCAAAGCGCTCACCGGCGGCTACCTAAGCCTGGCCGCCACGCTGTGCACCACCGACGTCGCGCACCGCATCAGCTCCGCGGGTCCGCTGCTGCACGGGCCCACCTTCATGGCCAACCCGCTGGCCTGCGCGGTGTCGGTGGCCAGCATCGAGCTGCTGCTGCGGCACGACTGGCGAGCGGCGGTGAGCGAGATCAGCGCCGGGCTCACCGCCGGGCTGCAACCGGCCCGGGCGCTGCCGGCCGTGACCGATGTGCGGGTATGCGGCGCCATCGGCGTCATCGAATGCGATCGCCCCGTCGATTTGGCCGTCGCTACCCCGGCCGCGCTGGACCACGGAGTGTGGCTGCGACCGTTCCGCAACCTTGTCTACGCGATGCCGCCGTTCATCTGCGGGCCCGAGGAGATCACCCAGATCACCTCGGCGATGGTCGAGGTGGCTCGCCTCGTAGGCTGA